A DNA window from Onthophagus taurus isolate NC chromosome 1, IU_Otau_3.0, whole genome shotgun sequence contains the following coding sequences:
- the LOC111419310 gene encoding myb-like protein X isoform X2, with protein sequence MDMDVGDIQDGHGKSVKDIPPVPIKTYKWEDVRRAKLRGHYPYTHLTKDHFDEDIDLNEFKMDTKEKIKKSSSGVEIQEIEETVISPDKKPEVIITSEDKEQLITEKNHQESEGIVESADSSADDNISQYLEKDDKVMIVEDDKVDEEKPSTSKNVDSSDRLKVEEEDNRANRAKSEEPKRKRKLSIESAYSRISLPKFGVLKKLRAAKDKIKLTFSKSEPKLNEKNEKKDKKEKSSKDVLKQSVEPKIANDKPVYIHIPLKPPPGQTDEFSYLEFEDPTTPTITKKSPSPSPKPEDVIKETTTNDSKPSTPNNGNITNDVQFIILTAPSDDEVLDDVTIPESASSGDKKFFDGTKLKELKTIAKGCMDDIATDAQIDGIIFEDVIQVEYVDEHNNPIGTTERSSFIEINEDNLPTIEKQLSQRNILEELQKEVTSSMDSINKLVRNRSLRSLRSSPNRTRSNEGLKDLGMTKEAPELSSLPSISGGMKKTMSLKETRRTKNKKKELIDEPKKESKIELKKDELKDGIKEQQKVEQKMFVDEEDGLKISEDAMKLINEELEKENQPKTTESQLKAVVKGGDSLKKTVSFRRKSKQDDPDGVYEDVKVSNGKDGKLKDIKVLDSGQSMSVDEEKTYLDEKMIKTTSLEEDYNKWSKLTDHEYEPINPPAPSPTPQSQQEIKPQQIKSSLKKPTSIRIPLHDDVIVQDEPIETEDIDEEPPIELSTLSTPSSSKTPEESQKNKFQEAFKAQAGKIRTKFKNIKRPQHLDKLKIKKPHININVPKIPDTVKLNLPSFTLPKKTTVVKTRQYSTESNVGGTKKKFFDFSTYPRIFKRKNKNEFDDLDVTLPRKNKDKEKKKDSPKKSKDSPKIIRIPLHSEESMDREDLDLTHRYDEDIDIENDYLRESQEMHEINKANAETQKFNQDFNKYNIEFNNDLTRNRWKHGKFYGENLNEIDQNEDVAITDLDNDLDVSQNIPQDIHQQDYNIQQDFNNQNQEISKDLDIPQDFRPDYRSISSSGDIHRRGVLEEIDSDEFFLREKGISQDNIQISSQIKETFKPTNKIPADDSFETDQSVQEVPKRRPIKKPKRKKTPNVSREQISYEHESEPEEEKVQVEPIRPKRKPKKKKDENEFLDYHRPYVGDNDLRRAVSDNVLGKEDDHHFYDGDFRKDFPQMYENEQMEGIDQPNILLSDPYEKENVILSSKPQNGFPEAPPRKQKSLKSLVSEHDSIIDEITYVNQNKEIEAYRVEHEYIIPTPEEPPQRPSRTRSRTRSQSRTNQSERDLQEIEEQLKFEEQLQEQNLPQNNEEPCVEEPCVQTICDYMGYAIIDKSKQKDPPLPPPPRKKRSAGSPTDAKFFTCPRPLKDDAPIRPTRNYSTLVPKSSKSSINGRSAEKENVDIGQYIEIEDEEGHSRLQSGDVVKKMKDRPLPAPPRPPRSKGKEHSKSPLSDITNLNNVDDEKGSIKQFQESEVSVQTEPLPEGFVCEELVEEKGDKVLTPRQRAFKEFEHQETITHGALVVAPVPEKYEEGPITQFSRSTEKIITIRRETDDKTEKKEPETKIIERIIEKPVQLDQVQVLKAQKLQIEDLDVNRLTVNELLASKIKVSEIEGDSMKISEINPEGGNIIVGGVEFSGSFLKGLIGQLEKQKDETTSIHHETPPEKFKVHQEIKKDESKRSQENIIEDNVQDLSRDEAEEIANDILSDLVQELNTTENQHLLHHFSQSEQKKTPIEPPMRPPRQTQKIREEMKELEERILQDDLPELTPESTPPPPRPPQPRFPSEFQETIWSQPPPSFYMLRSPILSPFMDDEDIPSPPRRKRPPKQQSRHQQQHSESSSEDVAPPSRGRRHRTPSEPSIPQLAAQLTGACLVAGDKAFKRLIKHITANVLRNSDGRQDLHVTVVILLVLIAGLILLGSGGGGTTVHMHHWEYFNPPRDI encoded by the exons ATGGATATGGACGTTGGTGATATACAGGACGGACATGGAAAAAGCG TAAAAGACATTCCACCCGTTCCTATTAAAACATACAAGTGGGAAGACGTGAGAAGAGCAAAATTAAGAGGACATTATCCGTATACACATCTAACAAAAGATCATTTCGACGAGGATATCGATTTAAACGAATTTAAAATGGATACGaaagagaaaattaaaaaatcaagtaGTGGTGTAGAAATacaagaaattgaagaaactgTTATCTCACCAGATAAAAAACCTGAAGTAATCATAACAAGTGAAGATAAAGAACAGTTAATAACCGAGAAAAATCACCAAGAATCTGAGGGAATCGTTGAATCAGCAGATAGCTCAGCTGATGATAACATTAGCCAATATTTAGAGAAAGATGATAAAGTAATGATTGTTGAAGACGATAAGGTTGACGAAGAAAAACCAAGTACAAGTAAAAACGTTGATTCAAGTGATCGTCTTAAAGTTGAAGAAGAAGATAATCGCGCGAATCGTGCTAAAAGTGAAGAACCGAAGCGAAAAAGAAAGCTCTCGATCGAAAGTGCTTACAGTAGAATTAGCTTACCTAAATTTGGGGTGCTGAAAAAATTACGCGCAgctaaagataaaataaaattaactttttcgaAATCCGAACcgaaattaaacgaaaaaaatgagaaaaaagataaaaaggaaaaatcaTCAAAAGACGTTCTTAAACAAAGTGTTGAACCAAAAATTGCTAATGATAAACCTGTTTATATCCATATACCATTAAAACCACCTCCAGGTCAAACCGATGAGTTTTCTTATTTAGAATTTGAAGACCCAACAACACCaacaataactaaaaaaagtCCAAGTCCAAGCCCAAAACCAGAGGATGTCATCAAAGAAACGACCACAAACGATTCAAAACCCTCAACACCTAATAATGGGAACATTACAAACGAcgttcaatttattattttaaccgCACCATCGGATGATGAAGTTCTCGATGATGTCACAATACCAGAAAGTGCTTCATCCggtgataaaaaattttttgatggcACAAAACTAAAAGAACTTAAAACGATAGCTAAAGGCTGTATGGATGATATCGCAACAGACGCTCAAATTGatggaattatttttgaagacgTAATCCAAGTTGAGTACGTCGATGAACATAACAATCCTATTGGAACTACCGAAAGAAGTAGTTTTATAGAAATAAACGAAGATAATTTACCAACAATCGAAAAACAACTAAGTCAAAGAAATATTCTCGAAGAACTTCAAAAAGAAGTTACTTCTTCGATGGATTCGATTAACAAATTAGTTAGAAATCGATCGTTGAGATCTTTAAGATCTTCACCGAATCGTACAAGAAGCAATGAAGGTTTAAAAGATCTTGGTATGACTAAAGAAGCACCGGAATTATCTTCTTTACCTAGTATCAGTGGTGGGATGAAAAAAACCATGAGCTTAAAGGAAACGAGACGAacgaaaaacaagaaaaaagaattaatagaTGAACCCAAAAAAGAATCTaagattgaattaaaaaaagatgaatTAAAAGATGGTAtaaaagaacaacaaaaagttgaacaaaaaatgtttgtggATGAAGAGGATGGTTTAAAAATAAGTGAGGACGCGATGAAACTAATTAACGAAGAAttggaaaaagaaaatcaaccGAAAACGACGGAATCTCAATTGAAGGCGGTTGTTAAAGGTGGTGATTCGTTGAAGAAAACGGTTTCGTTTAGAAGAAAATCGAAACAAGATGATCCCGATGGCGTTTATGAAGATGTTAAAGTTAGCAATGGTAAAGATGGGAAACTTAAAGATATAAAAGTATTGGATTCGGGGCAATCAATGTCTGTTGATGAAGAAAAAACTTATTTGGATGAAAAGATGATCAAAACTACGTCTTTGGAAGAAGATTATAATAAATGGTCAAAATTAAC TGATCATGAATACGAACCGATTAATCCCCCAGCACCATCTCCAACTCCTCAATCACAACAAGAAATTAAACCACAACAAATTAAATCATCGTTAAAGAAACCCACCTCAATTAGAATACCTTTACATGATGATGTAATCGTGCAAGATGAACCAATAGAAACTGAAGACATCGATGAGGAACCACCAATTGAATTATCAACACTTTCAACACCATCATCATCAAAAACGCCAGAGGAGAGccaaaaaaataagtttcaagAAGCGTTTAAGGCTCAAGCGGGGAAAATACGgacaaagtttaaaaatattaaaagaccTCAACATTTGGATAAgcttaaaataaagaaacccCACATTAACATTAACGTTCCGAAAATTCCGGATACCGTCAAACTAAATTTACCATCTTTTACGCTCCCCAAGAAAACAACGGTGGTAAAAACGCGACAATACTCAACCGAATCGAATGTTGGAggtacaaaaaagaaatttttcgaCTTTAGTACGTACCCAAGaatatttaaacgaaaaaataaaaatgaatttgacGATCTCGATGTTACTTTACCACGGAAGAACAaagacaaagaaaagaaaaaggattCTCCGAAAAAATCGAAAGATTCCCCGAAAATTATTAGAATACCTTTACATTCAGAGGAATCGATGGATCGCGAAGATCTCGATTTAACCCATCGATATGATGAAGACATCGACATTGAGAATGATTATTTAAGGGAAAGCCAAGAAATGCACGAAATTAACAAAGCTAACGCAGAAACACAAAAgtttaatcaagattttaaCAAATACAACATCGAATTTAATAACGATTTAACAAGAAATCGTTGGAAACATGGCAAATTTTACGGGGAAAATTTGAATGAAATCGATCAAAACGAAGATGTTGCAATAACCGATTTAGATAACGATTTAGATGTGTCCCAAAATATCCCGCAAGATATTCACCAACAAGATTATAACATCCAAcaagattttaataatcaaaatcaagaaatttctAAAGATCTTGATATTCCCCAAGATTTCAGACCTGATTATAGATCGATAAGCAGTTCGGGAGATATTCACAGACGTGGTGTGTTAGAAGAAATCGATTCAGATGAATTTTTCTTAAGGGAAAAAGGAATTTCCCAAGATAATATTCAAATATCAtcacaaattaaagaaacGTTCAAACCGACCAATAAAATCCCCGCTGATGATAGTTTCGAAACTGACCAAAGCGTACAAGAAGTGCCTAAAAGAAGACCAATCAAGAAAccgaaaagaaagaaaacaccTAACGTGTCACGCGAACAAATTAGTTACGAACACGAATCCGAACCTGAAGAGGAAAAAGTTCAAGTTGAACCAATTAGACCGAAAAGAAaacctaaaaagaaaaaggatgaaaatgaatttttggatTATCATCGACCCTACGTCGGTGATAACGATTTAAGAAGAGCCGTTTCTGATAACGTTTTAGGGAAAGAAGACGATCATCACTTTTACGACGGCGATTTTAGGAAAGATTTTCCCCAAATGTACGAAAACGAACAAATGGAGGGAATCGATCAACCCAATATACTTTTAAGCGATCCTTACGAAAAAGAGAATGTTATTTTAAGTTCGAAGCCGCAAAATGGGTTTCCCGAAGCGCCTCCAAGGAAACAGAAGAGCTTGAAAAGTCTTGTATCGGAACATGATTCTATTATCGACGAAATTACCTACGTCAATCAAAACAAAGAG attgAAGCTTATCGTGTTGAACACGAATACATCATCCCAACACCAGAAGAACCCCCTCAAAGACCATCTCGAACCAGAAGTAGGACGAGATCTCAATCGAGAACTAATCAATCTGAACGCGACCTGCAAGAAATAgaagaacaattaaaattcgAAGAACAACTacaagaacaaaatttgccacAAAATAATGAAGAACCATGCGTTGAAGAACCCTGCGTCCAAACGATTTGTGATTATATGGGTTATGCGATCATcgataaatcaaaacaaaaagatccTCCACTTCCGCCACCTCCAAGAAAGAAACGTTCTGCCGGGTCCCCGACGGatgcaaaattttttacttgCCCACGTCCGTTAAAAGATGATGCACCGATTAGACCAACAAGAAATTATAGCACCTTAGTCCCAAAAAGTTCTAAATCGTCGATTAATGGGAGAAGtgctgaaaaagaaaatgttgatatTGGCCAATACATCGAAATTGAAGACGAAGAGGGACATTCGAGGTTACAATCGGGTGATGTtgtgaaaaaaatgaaagatcGACCGTTACCAGCACCTCCAAGACCGCCAAGGTCGAAAGGAAAAGAACATAGTAAATCTCCTTTGAGCGATATAACCAATTTAAATAACGTTGATGATGAAAAGGGTTCGATCAAACAGTTTCAAGAAAGCGAAGTTTCCGTTCAAACTGAACCTCTACCGGAAGGGTTCGTGTGTGAAGAATTAGTCGAGGAAAAAGGTGATAAAGTTTTAACCCCGAGACAAAGAGCTTTCAAAGAATTCGAGCACCAAGAAACCATAACGCATGGTGCTTTAGTTGTAGCCCCCGTTCCAGAAAAATACGAGGAAGGACCGATTACGCAATTTTCAAGATCgacagaaaaaattattacaattcgGAGAGAAACTGATGataaaacagaaaagaaagaacccgaaacaaaaataatcgaACGAATCATCGAAAAACCAGTCCAATTAGACCAAGTTCAAGTTTTAAAAGCtcaaaaacttcaaattgAAGACTTAGATGTAAATCGATTAACAGTTAATGAGTTATTAGCgagtaaaataaaagtttctgaAATCGAGGGAGATTCAATGAAAATTTCCGAAATAAACCCCGAAGGTGgaaatattattgttggaGGTGTTGAGTTTTCAGGAAGTTTTTTAAAAGGATTAATCGGCCAgttagaaaaacaaaaagatgaaACTACTTCAATACATCATGAAACGCCTccagaaaaatttaaagtacaccaagaaattaaaaaggacGAATCAAAACGATcacaagaaaatattattgaagATAACGTCCAAGATTTAAGTAGAGATGAAGCTGAAGAAATTGCTAACGATATTTTATCAGATCTCGTACAAGAATTAAACACAACTGAAAATCAACATTTATTGCATCATTTCTCGCAgagtgaacaaaaaaaaactccgATTGAACCACCTATGCGCCCCCCGAGACAAACCCAAAAAATTCGCGAAGAAATGAAAGAATTAGAAGAAAGAATTCTCCAAGACGACCTTCCTGAGTTAACACCCGAATCAACCCCACCTCCTCCAAGACCTCCTCAACCTAGGTTTCCAAGTGAATTTCAAGAGACGATTTGGTCTCAACCTCCTCCTTCCTTCTATATGTTAAGATCTCCAATTTTATCACCGTTTATGGACGATGAAGACATTCCTTCGCCACCTAGAAGAAAACGACCACCGAAACAACAATCGAGGCATCAACAACAACATTCTGAATCGAGTTCTGAAGATGTAGCTCCACCTTCGAGAGGTCGGAGACATCGAACTCCATCGGAACCTTCGATACCTCAATTGGCCGCTCAATTAACAGGGGCATGTTTGGTGGCTGGCGACAAAGCATTTAAGAGACTTATAAAGCACATTACAGCGAATGTGCTTAGAAATAGCGATGGTAGACAAGATTTACATGTAACGGTCGTTATATTATTAGTTTTGATCGCTGGATTGATTCTTTTGGGTTCTGGTGGTGGAGGAACAACCGTCCATATGCATCATTGGGAGTATTTTAATCCACCTAGAgatatttaa